In the genome of Pseudomonas sp. P5_109, one region contains:
- the pgm gene encoding phosphoglucomutase (alpha-D-glucose-1,6-bisphosphate-dependent): protein MTLSPFAGKPAPAELLVDIPRLVTAYYTGQPDAAISTQRVAFGTSGHRGSSFDLSFNEWHVLAISQAICLYREAQGIDGPLFVGIDTHALSTPAGASALEVLAANGVTVMIAAGDEYTPTPAISHAILCYNRGRTTGLADGIVITPSHNPPQSGGYKYNPTNGGPADTHITKWIEAKANELLANKLAGVKRISYEQALKASTTHRHDYINTYVADLINVIDFDAIRDAKLRLGVDPLGGAGVRYWSAIAEHYRLDLDVVNKAVDPTFRFMTVDWDGQIRMDPSSSHAMQGLIGLKERFDVAFACDPDHDRHGIVTPSGGLLAPNNYLAVAIDYLFQNRPQWRADAAVGKTVVSSGLIDRVAKRLGRRLYEVPVGFKWFADGLFDGSLGFGGEESAGASFLRKDGGVWSTDKDGLIPALLAAEMTARTGRDPSQAYRALTDELGEPFSVRVDAKANPEQKALLSKLSPQQVTSTQLAGEPIQSILSHAPGNDQAIGGLKVMTENGWFAARPSGTEDIYKIYAESFVSDDHLKQLVAEAQTLVDGAISAK from the coding sequence ATGACACTCAGTCCTTTTGCGGGTAAACCGGCACCGGCAGAATTGTTGGTCGATATCCCGCGACTGGTAACGGCCTATTACACCGGCCAGCCTGATGCCGCCATTTCGACCCAGCGCGTTGCCTTTGGCACCTCGGGGCACCGCGGTAGCTCGTTTGACTTGAGTTTCAACGAATGGCACGTGCTGGCGATCAGTCAGGCAATCTGCCTGTATCGCGAAGCTCAAGGCATCGATGGCCCGCTGTTTGTCGGTATCGACACCCACGCGCTGTCCACGCCGGCCGGCGCCAGTGCCCTTGAAGTGCTGGCCGCCAACGGCGTGACCGTAATGATCGCCGCGGGTGACGAGTACACGCCGACGCCGGCAATTTCCCATGCGATTCTCTGCTACAACCGCGGGCGCACGACGGGCCTGGCGGACGGCATCGTCATTACGCCGTCCCACAACCCGCCGCAAAGCGGTGGCTACAAGTACAACCCAACCAACGGCGGTCCGGCCGATACCCACATCACCAAGTGGATCGAAGCCAAGGCCAACGAACTGCTGGCCAACAAGCTCGCCGGGGTCAAGCGCATCAGCTACGAGCAGGCACTGAAGGCCAGCACGACTCATCGTCACGATTACATCAACACCTATGTCGCCGACCTGATCAACGTGATCGACTTCGACGCCATCCGCGATGCCAAGCTGCGCCTGGGTGTCGATCCGCTGGGTGGAGCGGGGGTGCGCTACTGGTCGGCGATTGCCGAGCACTACCGCCTGGACCTGGATGTGGTGAACAAAGCGGTCGACCCGACTTTCCGCTTCATGACCGTCGACTGGGACGGCCAGATCCGCATGGACCCATCGTCCAGCCACGCGATGCAAGGCTTGATCGGCCTGAAAGAACGCTTTGACGTCGCATTTGCCTGTGATCCGGACCACGATCGCCATGGCATCGTCACGCCGTCCGGTGGTCTGCTGGCGCCGAACAACTACCTCGCCGTTGCCATCGACTACCTGTTCCAGAACCGTCCGCAATGGCGCGCCGATGCCGCCGTGGGTAAAACCGTGGTCAGCAGCGGCTTGATCGATCGCGTGGCCAAGCGCCTGGGTCGTCGCCTGTACGAAGTGCCGGTTGGCTTCAAATGGTTTGCCGATGGCCTGTTCGATGGCTCCCTGGGTTTCGGCGGTGAAGAAAGCGCCGGCGCCTCGTTCCTGCGCAAGGACGGCGGTGTCTGGAGCACCGACAAGGACGGTTTGATCCCGGCCCTGCTGGCTGCCGAGATGACTGCCCGGACCGGTCGCGACCCGAGCCAGGCGTATCGTGCCTTGACCGACGAACTGGGTGAACCGTTCTCGGTGCGAGTCGACGCCAAGGCCAACCCGGAGCAGAAAGCGCTGTTGAGCAAGCTGTCGCCACAACAGGTCACCTCGACCCAGCTGGCCGGCGAACCGATCCAGAGCATCCTCAGCCACGCACCGGGCAATGACCAGGCCATTGGCGGTCTCAAGGTCATGACCGAAAACGGCTGGTTCGCGGCGCGTCCGTCGGGCACGGAAGACATCTACAAGATCTACGCCGAAAGCTTCGTCAGCGACGACCACCTCAAGCAACTGGTGGCCGAAGCGCAAACGCTGGTGGATGGCGCGATTTCCGCGAAATAA
- a CDS encoding PLP-dependent aminotransferase family protein — protein sequence MKGPRETDFAYQAVYRYLASLIIESEGDARIRLPSLRQLADRLNVSISTIQYAYSLLEKEGRVYSVAKSGYYALPVSSINPQDSGSDLLEAVYVNARRPGMLVLSADDPALLQPLDSPLLLLERELLRQYPRQPQSPSQPCGELELRTALAARYTTSPMRYWHADDVYIGADLRGVLEILIAVLGLKDATVVVESPCDWAILRLLQAACVRVIELPVQADGGLDPQWLKVLLATEPVRLVMLSSALNMPRGSLAPDENRQAIARVLAAHDCWVLENDCYGELGFDPGGVRFRDLLDPERLMVFSTFEKTIGPEAPYGYLLSRHWSAELQRHFLLRSFRLSPIRQKAIARLYSSGRIDQHLLVLRRLLKERKSQMTQLLQERLGDALHFVEPQGGATIWLRSLRRVNVRRVFQRLLVHQVVIAPGELFSLHGLHGQHLRLSHTFGGDHNLAAALGLLGDALRLESIE from the coding sequence ATGAAAGGTCCACGAGAAACGGATTTCGCCTATCAGGCGGTTTATCGATACCTGGCCAGCCTGATCATCGAGTCCGAAGGGGATGCGCGCATCCGCCTGCCGTCGCTGCGGCAGCTGGCGGATCGCCTCAATGTGTCGATCTCGACCATTCAGTACGCCTATTCGCTGCTGGAGAAAGAAGGGCGCGTCTATTCGGTGGCCAAGTCCGGTTACTACGCGTTGCCAGTGTCCTCGATCAACCCCCAGGACAGCGGCAGCGACCTGTTGGAAGCGGTCTACGTCAATGCCAGGCGCCCGGGGATGCTGGTCCTGAGCGCCGATGATCCGGCGTTGCTGCAGCCGCTCGACAGTCCACTGTTACTGCTGGAGCGAGAATTGCTGCGCCAGTATCCCCGACAGCCGCAGTCGCCTTCGCAACCCTGCGGCGAGCTCGAATTGCGCACGGCCCTGGCGGCACGCTACACCACGTCGCCCATGCGTTACTGGCATGCCGATGATGTCTACATCGGCGCCGACCTTCGCGGCGTACTGGAAATCCTGATCGCCGTGCTGGGTTTGAAAGACGCCACGGTGGTGGTTGAGTCGCCGTGCGACTGGGCGATTCTGCGTTTGCTTCAGGCCGCCTGCGTGCGCGTGATCGAGTTGCCCGTGCAAGCCGATGGCGGCCTCGATCCGCAATGGTTGAAAGTGCTGCTGGCGACCGAACCGGTGCGCCTGGTGATGCTGTCATCGGCCCTGAACATGCCCCGTGGCAGCCTGGCGCCTGACGAAAACAGGCAAGCCATTGCGCGGGTATTAGCCGCGCATGACTGTTGGGTGCTGGAAAACGACTGTTATGGCGAGCTCGGATTCGACCCGGGCGGCGTGCGTTTTCGCGACTTGCTGGACCCTGAACGGCTGATGGTGTTTTCCACGTTCGAGAAAACCATTGGGCCGGAAGCACCTTACGGTTACCTGCTTTCAAGGCATTGGAGTGCTGAGTTGCAACGGCACTTCCTGTTGCGCTCCTTTCGTCTCTCACCGATACGTCAGAAAGCCATCGCCCGCTTGTACAGCAGCGGCCGCATCGATCAACACCTGCTGGTGCTGCGACGGCTGCTGAAGGAGCGCAAGAGTCAAATGACCCAGTTGCTGCAGGAGCGGCTGGGAGATGCCTTGCATTTCGTCGAGCCGCAAGGCGGGGCAACGATTTGGCTGCGCTCGTTGCGTCGAGTCAATGTCCGCCGTGTGTTCCAGCGCCTGCTGGTGCATCAGGTAGTCATCGCGCCGGGCGAACTGTTCAGCCTGCACGGTCTGCACGGGCAGCATTTGCGCCTGAGTCATACCTTCGGTGGCGATCACAACCTGGCGGCCGCACTGGGATTGCTGGGGGATGCCCTGCGCCTGGAATCAATCGAGTGA